The Pleuronectes platessa chromosome 11, fPlePla1.1, whole genome shotgun sequence DNA segment GCAAGCCGTCTCCCAGGCCGCGCTCAGGTCACGACGGGAAACCACACCCCTGAGGGCGTCGGTGATGATGCCGAGCGTCACGGCAGTCAGCGACTCCAGCGCGGCAGGCGAGGAGAGCACGAGAGGAGACGGGGTGAGGTACGAGGAGGCGCATCCAGGGGAGACACCGAAGCACTCGAGTGTGACAGGCCAGCGGTTCTGTGTGTGCACACCCGCAGAGTGTCCCTGTCCGGAGAGGGTGACCACGTGGGCGTACAGGGTGTTTCCCAGGTCCCGGGCCAGATGGACGAGTTCCTGGGTGATGTGGCTGAAGATGAACGGTGCTCTGACTCTCAGGGTGTGAAGCAGAGAGCACAACACAGCAGAGACGCGGCCGTGGATGACGTCACAGTCCGGAGCTGCTGCCACGCGAAGCAGACGCACGGCCACCCACTTACTGAAGTCTGAATCCAcggggagagacagaaagaagacaCATATAACCACACTTTTATCTTATTCTTAACATTTTAACCTCAAACATTGCAGCTCTTTAGGAACCGTGTCCTACCATTGCAGCTCTGGGTTGTGTCTGGATACTCCGCAGGCTGGCAGGCAGGGTTGGCGAACATCAGAGACGAGGATTTGACTATGTGCTGCACAAAGTCCAGAAGCATCACGCAGGCTGGCTCCGAGCTGGACTTTTTGTTCAGCCCCAGAGCGACTGGAAGAATACACACAGCCGGATTATCAAACTGGTGGATCTGATCCACAATGGTTTGCGAGATACATCTGAAGGGTCACAGGCTGGATTTCCAGATTAGAATTGGTATgggagaaaaatatatatatctggtAATCCCTCAAAGTTATTTATCCACCAACGGTTTTCATGACTAAaacaatcaaatgaataaataaaataaaattaacccCGGACATTTAAACtggcaacaacacacaacttaACCATAGACTCCTCTAAACTGCCATAAGATTGCAGCTCTTAACATTTGCACTGTACCACTTGTCAGTATTAGATTCTCCTTCATTCATTCTACTCATTAAGCTACTTTATTTTAGTTCATAATTTATATTTGGGtgtatatttgatttcattacTTTAATTGAATGTTATTTAGTTTTAACTTGGAGCATGGCTAGATCTGACTCTTGAAGAATCTTGAAGACAAatctagacacacacatgtcctgAGCAGAAGTGAATTAGTCAACAAAACCCACGAGGACATTATAAAgttaattgttttaaaagttTTCCACCGAAGCTTTTACATCTGTAATCCAGCGGTGGTGTGAGAGAGTAGATCTCAGctgtcactgtcactgtgtCCCCCTTCCTgtctgttgctgttgctgtgacTCACCGACATCCACATCCGTCAGTATCCTGTCAATGAACTGACACAGGATCTGTCGAGGTTTCTGCACCGCCTGCTCGTACTCAGCGGCGCCGGAGctgcagagaacaacaacaacaacaacaacacgtccATTAACACATGACATGTTGTTAGCAGGTTAGCTTAGCGAAGTGGAGCCGGGCACCGACCTCGCGAGCTCCTGCAGAGCCGGAATCATCGCGGACATCTCGAGTCCCTCCATCTTCTCAAGCAGCTCGGGTCGTCGGTGGTTTAGCGACTTCCTCGAGACATTCTACGGGAGTGTTCGTCCGGTAACTGGGACCAGGGAGCCGCCGCAGGTCCATGTGCATCCGGACATGATCCTGACAAGTGGTTCAAAAAAACTTTCGCTCCAAAATGACGTGTTAGGTTCTGGTATGGCAGCCTCCGAGGGTCAAAACTATGGAAACACATTTCCGCCactgtgatggaaaaaaaaagttattataaTGAGAACATTTCTAAAAATGAGGACTTACtatcttattattatgatttactATCTAATTATTCTGATTTACTATCTTATTATAATGAGATACTGACTGAGGTGATAATTGAAACAGAATATATAAAGTGGAATGCATTGAACATTAGCATTATTGAATTCCACAGATAGGAGTGATTATTAATTGGTTAATAAATAttgtaacaacaacaacaacaggaaatatAATGTGATACATTTTTGCCTTGATTTGTTTTGCTGAgatatatattacatattttgtattgtatattatttgtaCACCACACCAACGATCACAAATACTCAAAAGCAGTtgagtatttgtttttattgacatGAGTACATGTTTTCTTCTATATTCAACCAGTAGAGTAATTTACTTGAAATGTGTATTATGGTTACagcaataaatacaatatagaCCAAATCAACAGGCAACTTTCACACTAaatactaaaaataatatttaatctaGATGCAGAAGAAAATATGAATGaactattttaaatatttttggtttttaatttaGTAAGTTTAATAGATTTTCAAGATTTTCACGAACTTTCAAGAACTGTTCCTATTTTGAAGATTATTTGTATAGGCTAATTTTACAGACACATGGCATTAGCTCTATAATTATGTACTAACATTTGTTACAAACCTCTACAAGTTCAAgtaacacacatatacaatgATACTCATAacgttttttaataattaaatagcAACATTCAATGCAAAACATTTACAGACTTAAAGAAGAGGGTCATGTATGTGTATTGCAGCAGTAAGAAGATGTTACGTCATATTAAATATGATAAAGCCAAGAACATTTAGCAGCCTAATCACAGATAAGCaaatgcagtgttttttttgctgatgAGAAATTGTTTTCAAATTTGAGCAGAATATAAACTGTTGAGTGAACCcaacaaggtcaaaggtcaaagaaaaaggaaatgacatggaCGTGACAAAGatttgaagaaaataaagatagcGAATGGAAACAAAATGCTGTCATGAATCATATTGATATTTGGTTCCCAGGTTTGTTCATGTCTGCTTTcttctttgtctgtttttcagcGCTTGTGTTTTTTCAAGCTGTGGCCCATGAGGCAGGCGAACAGCGTCAGCACCATCTTGGGATTCACCTCCACCAGATCATCAGGCAGCGCATAAACACGAGCGCCGATCTTACGGGCCATTGAGATGGCGTACCTGAGGAGagcaggaagagggaggagttAGGAGACAGTGATtgagtggaaaaatacaacGAGAAAGGGCAACAATTACAACttcttttgttttactttgcgTTTGCGAGTTTATCGTCATTCCTCAGcgctctctcatctcctctcttcaccaTGTCCCACTTGACTGTATTGGGAGCGATGGCATCAATCAGGTCAATCACTGGCATACTGGTGCTGATCAGATCGTCCTGCAGAGAACACGGGAATGAGGTTAAAAGCAACCATATGTTTGACATAATAAAATatgttctctcacacacacacacacacaccctgaagctgctgatctGTGAGTCCTTGCTTTTCTGGCTCAGCGTGTCGTTGACCCAGTTGAGGATGATCTGATCTGCAACCTTTTCTCCATCGCCCAAATCTGACAACACCAGCAGTGTGTACCTGAAGGATCACAAGCAGGAGTGATGACTGACACTGACAAAGGATGAAAATGGACAATCCGTCTTTCCAAAACACCCGTTCTACAGCCGGTGCAATGTCCCACGCCTCACACGTACCTCCTCATCAGCTGCCAGACCAGTGCCAGGGTGTGCATGGGGCTGCCCGAGTTTATGTTATCTCCTCCGATACCAACCAGGGAGAAATGAGCCATGTTCCGGCCCAGGTCAACGGCATAATTACAGTTCTCCAGCTaaaaacatggatgacatttttttgtatttaacaacaaaaatgttttaatgtgttttgttgCTCTTGTGCGTTTGAAGGTTGTTGTACCTTCTTCATTTTTGCACCCAGCATTGGATAAGGAGGTCTGTTGACTCTCTTCCAGTTCACAGGGACATTAACTCGCTCATAAAGCTGCAGAATCGCCAAACCATCACACAGGTCACtgcaaaagacaaacaaattcaCAGTTGtaccaaatttaaagaaattccctcaagataTTCTTCGAGGTTTGCAAGAAGGGGCGGACGGACAACCCGGAAGAAACATACAGCCATAAAAATAGGTGAAGATATTCCATTGTAACTTTGTTGTGTAAGTTTGGCCCCGTATCAGTAATTCTAATGAACTGAGCAATAACCATATCAAACTATATGTTGATAAGTGTAGCTGTAAAAGTAATAACATTCAGCTTTAACCTTCAACCAAGGTACTGAACTCACTGTTAAAAGTCTGAATAGATTTATGTGCTACTGCTAATCTTACTATTACTGCtgtaataataatcaaataatttgtatataattctttgtttacataacaccgTTCAAAACTAATTGAGAAAGAGAAATCCagaacaaaacaataacaaagaaatcaacaaacatctatcatatatataaaaataatgtgtATTCAAACATATTCATCAGAGTGTTTAAAAAGGACATTCTAATGTTGTTCACCAGATTTATAAACTAAATGTCCCAACACACGTCTGTCATACTGTTCAGTCGAGGGGTTGAAACAAACAGGAATGTTAAGTATCACCATCTCTTCAGATAAGGTTGATCACACTGATGTGTAACTGACGACCTACCAGTAGAGATGGTTCACATAAGGAGAGACGCCAAGAGAGTTCATCCAGTTGCGAAAGGTTTTCTCTTCTTTGGACTCACCTGTAAAGACATAATGGCTATAATCAAGATTCTGACCTGCTGTTCTCACACAGCTGAGTTCAGCTATCGCCTACATACAGTTCATATCGATTTATGGCTGCTGTAACCTGTCACACCCTGAAAGCTCCATTTATTACTATTTATTGGCTAATGAACTGAGTGATTCGTTCCCCGTTCTTGAGGGAGAGTGGTACAGTCCGTATTTAATCTTGGTTTTGTGTATCTTACCCACTATGTGTGCGGTCTCTATGCCGTTGATGTGAATCTGATTTTCCCCCAGAGTGGGATGCATGTTGTACAGGTTTGCCACAAAGGCCAAGTTGAGTTTGCTGTTTCCAGATGTGACATCGTGGGCGGAAACAAACTGTCTGCAGTCCAGCCGGGCCGCCTGCTGCAGCATCAGCTCGGCCCTCTGCTCCAAATCAGGCTCCTGCACAGACACGTGAAACAGAGACATCTGTCAATGCACAGACAACACAGGCAACCAAACTAGAATCAGTTAGGGATTAATCATGTCAATAAGATTCACTTTATCTGCAGGATgatgaaacagagagagatacGAGGACAAATAACAGATAAAACACCCCCGacatatacaataaaaaaatacccACGACAAGGCATATGGCAATCAAGCTGCGCCAAACTGTGCACACTCATGCTGTAGATATCAACTCCATAAATACAAGTTTCAacgagatccatgaattattctctgggaaaacaggaaaaaaaaggcCCCAAAAAACTGGACTCAACtcacaaagtaaaaaagaaaaaacctggaATCTGCCCTTTTCAGCAGATACACACCTAAATCTAAAGGTTTCTCAGATTTCCCTTGTCCCAGCCTTTCACCACGTTTCCTGGAAATCCATCCGGCAACATCAAAAttagactttcaaaataaatatgttgcATTTGTCGGCGtctgtttcagttttttatcaCATTTCCCTTTACCTAAAAACAGTCAGACTTACAAAGAGGCCGCTCATGTCGATTTTGACCCTCATCTTGGAGTCTTTCTTTCCACAGGAAGCGATCTGGTCCAACAGGTGGAAGTAGGCCCGAGAGTCCTGCACGGTCGCAGCACAAGGGACGGTCAGACtcatgtctctctttgtgtaactgcatgtgtgtgtgttgtgtgtgtgtgtgtcagcagggcACCGTGATGTCGTCACTGAAGTTGCTGATCGTCTGCGTCTCTGCGTTGCGTAGATGATGGTTGACCCAGTGAAGCAGCAGGTCCTCGGGGGACAGGGACATTATGTCTTCcagtttttctccctctttcagaAGTCCGATTAGAGCTGGAAACACGCAGAAGTGCAGTTAGTTTAGAAATAAGCATGAAGCTTTCAGTGGAAATTGATAGTGAACAGTGAAACTATCATAGTTTACAATCAACGAAACTTAACCTATTATTATAAGACTAATGGCActaatttgtatgtgtgtgtgtgtgtgtgtgtttgtgtgtgtgtgtgtgtgctgaccttCGTTCCTACTGACTTCTATATCAGCAAACAGACCAATTTTGATAATCTGCCAGAGCAGGCCCATCACCAGATGGGGTTTCCCAGCCATCAGATCATGGGCGTCTATGCTCACCACCATGCAGCCAATCGCTGACGCAGAGTTCAGAGCCAGGACCAGGTTTTCCTACGAAATCCATCCAATCACACACGGACATGTTCATTCAACTTGACAGCAGCAAAATGAATTAGTTTGAACTACTTTatgactttttatttaattgataatccggcttttacagtttttcatcTTACTCTTTACGAGTTTGTCGTGTCACGTTTACTGTGATTGAACCAAAAAGCCGCCACTCACGGTCATTTTGAAGGTGGTGAGTTTCTTTGTGTTGATGACTCTTTCGTCAATCGTGTCCGGCTGAGACAGGTTGATCATTTTGCTGAAtagggaacagagagagagagagagagcatgtgtgAAATAAAGAGAGATGATTGTTGGATCAGATTCCAGAGGTGAACGATCTTCCCTGTGTGATACGAGGACGGGAGGGAGGAATGACTCGCCATAAAactgcaataaaacaaacatcacacCATTCCTGCTTTAACCTCCGTTATCACAGCCATGTTTGCTTTCTATTAGCAGAGTTGACATTGACTGAATAATATGCAACAAATGGTTAGGGTTCGTTCAAGTGATTTCTGTCGTCAGATAAGTTGCATCTGAAGCCGTAGTTCATCTGAAATCAGTTAATAACTCGAGAGCCCATTTAAAAACCATTTAACTGTATGAATGATAACTGTATGTAGTGTATGGAGAGTGTCATGTCAACGttagtaggtgtgtgtgtgtgtgtgtgtgtgtgtgtgtgtgtgtgtgttttaccagaGCACGAGTCCATCACGGACGGAGGTGAAGAGACTTTCATCGTTTGGGTTCATGGGCAGCAGATGTTCACAGTCTGCATCTTTGGCCAAAGCTTTGTTGATCCAGTTGACGAAAGCCACCTTCTCCTcatctagacacacacaccagacacacacacacacacacacacacacacacacacacacacacacacacacacacacacacacacacacacacacacacacacacacattagttgATTTGATATCCGCTTTTAAATCATACATTAAAGACAATTACTGATTCAAGCTTGTAGacattttttctcctcttctttatttGTATGGGTTATAGATTATTGATCAAAAATATTGCTCAGTCAAAACAAGCAGTGTGTAGAGGCCGCTGTGGTCATTGTGCAAGAGTAATGCATGTTTTTTTACTACTTTCTGATATAGAAAATACTTAATACCTAATGCCTAATACCTAATAGCTAATATCTAATAACTAATACCTAGCCCTCACGCTAACCCAAACCCTTGTTGGACATAATAATTCTTAGTCATTCAGCATTTATAAAATGGTTCATAACACACCAAATACTTTTTGTATGcagttaaaatacattttcagtgtttttaatgtaCATATTTTTACCATAATTGTCAATTATTGGTTCTCCTGTGACACGTGTAGTTTTCTCCAAGGGAGGACAGAGATGTTTTACCAAATCTTTTCATCAACACTTGCTTTTTTACAACTACTGATAAATAGGGAGACTAGTCATCATGTCCACAATTCATGAATTGTGCACAACATTGTTCACACAGTTAAACATTCACCTGATCACAAATGCACCTTCATGCCTGTTGAACAATTTCAGCTAAGCACTATATTTCACATAAAACAGTGGGTTCATTAAATCACGGCCGCTAGGTCATTTGGTTCAGTGAAATCACAGCTATCAAAAATGTTTAACCTTGTTTAAATACCACGAAGGCTCCATGTCTGGTAGTTGTTGTCAATATAAAGCTATAAAGTATGATAAAAATGTTTAGCGTAGTCGTAAAGCTAGAACAATCCGGTCAGAGTGTGATGGGTCACAGAGTATTTAATTATCACAGGGTTAAGAGGAAAGATAAACAACTGGGGTCAAAAATCTTTTTATCTTTAAGGTTTGTAGAAATACCTGCAGAACAGCTGCAAGAGTTTCCTGGGTTTTTAATGTAGAAACTAGGATGGTACTCAATAAAGCACCCAGTTCCTCCACCAGGGCCAAACAGTTCCCTTacatccaatcaagctgcaccaatgAATCAGTGTTTGGCGTAAACCGGGAAAATATGGAAAAACGCaattttgaaattaaaatgaaaatacagatCCCCACCTaatttgaatgggttctttcctcaCCCATActtcatcctttcaccaagttcaATGGAAATCCATCCTGTTGTTTCCAAGTaatcttttacacacacacacacacagcatcctgTCACTCACCAGAGTAGGAGTGCTGCGTTCCCTCACTGGATTTCCTTGACGTTCCCCCAAAGGATCGGATCCCGTCTCTCCTCGTGATGGATTTCCTGAACGACTCGCTGAGCGTTTTGCTCTTCAGCTCCTGATAGATCTGAGCGTGAACAGCCTTGTGTTACTCCGTGTGCAGGGTTTCATGCATTCGTCCATACATTTGTCGCATATCACACAACTTACTGAAACGAACTCCTCGAAGCTGATCTTCTCGTCCTTGTTGGTGTCTCCGGCGATGAAGGTCTTCATGATCTCTCGCACCCTGTACCCCGGCAGGGAGAAATTCGCCTCTCTGAACAGCTCCTGAAGCTCGAAGTCACTCACGAAGCCGCTCTTATCAATATCTGGATTTAAATAGACAGAGACatagaagcacacacacacacacacaaaaacacacacaggtttatgAAGCTTCACAAACATTCATCTGAAACTAAAGAGTCAAATAGCTGTTTATAAAAATCATGGATGATAGAAGCAGGAACAAAGAAGGGGCCAACAGGTCAGGTACTATATTTAATATGGAAATGATATTGGAgaacaaataacaacaaatagTTAATTTACATTGAGATTACAAATAGTTATAAGATGTCATGTCCAAAAAAGTGCTGATCCGTTTAAAGCAAAATagatattaatttattattcataAATTATTATAACCTTTTCTCCCCATATATGCTGAATTAAATGTTTAGGTCTTTCTAGTTTATAGATTTCACAAACATGAAATCTAGGTGTGAAGCCCTTTTTCTACCACAAATCCTGTTGGTCACTTTAATGAGAAACCATCTGCAAAAAAATGTACTTATGATAACGATAATGAGTTAGTATCTGAAAGCAAGACCTTAGTATCTCAAAATAAGGAGTTACTATCTCAAAATATTGACATAATATCCCCAAATAATGAATCGCTATTTAAACATAACAACTAAGGTAAtcaaaataatgataatgatttaGTATCTCAAAACATTGACATAAAATCTCAAAATAAGGACTTAGTGACTCAAAGTGAAGACTGAAAATTCAAGAATAATGACCTACTATTCAAATGAACAAGTTCGTTTCTCGAAATAGCGATTTACTAACTCAAATTGATGACATCATATCTGAAAAATGACTTAGCATGTCATAATTTCGActtttaatttcataattttGACTTAGCATcctagtttttttcccctctcactTGCAGAAATGGACTTTCTACATGATCATATCATAAAAGGTCCCAGGTGACTCTGCTGACGTCACGTGAGCACAAATAAACGATGTCATACTTAATCTGCCCACAACATGGTAACACAAAATAACATGTCACACTGGGAAGAGTCTCTACCTCAACCccattattatttgattatcGCACCTTATTCCAATTATAGAACTATGAGGATTATCTGATCAAATCTGGCACCATCTCAGCAAACTACCtcccccacgcacacacacacacacacacaaagtacacaCACTTAACATCCCCAGCAATAAAAATCTCTTACATAAGATAATGCTTTATGGTCAGGctgtaaaaatatttctttgGCCGCTATAGACCTTTTTccacagcagccattttgacatTGGAGTAATCAGTAAATGCAGATTGATACTGATCAGACTAAAAAAGACTATTGACCTTCACTGTCATTTAAAACATCCATGTTTATATTGAGTGGTGGCTGTTGTCCTCGGCTTTGGGGTCAGGTTTGGTGTGTCAGTGCGGGTGTGGCTGTGAAACTCACCAATTTTATTAAAGGCCTCTCTGAGGTCCTCCAGGTCCTCTCTGTGGATCTGGGTGACGTGATCCTCCATGGCGGCTTCTGCTTTGTGCACctgaaacatgaacacacacacgttcacagaTTTGGCTTCTGCAGGACGGAGAATTgttcacatacacaaacatgcagGGTTTAACAACTTAGAGGTTCCACATAAAAGCCCTCAGGTCTTTGCATTTCACAATAAAGCATCATTTTAATGTTGGAAAGGAAACTGAGTGACACCGCCATGCAGGAGACAGACATACCTGTGTGTTTCCCTGTCTCGAGCTATGAGCCTCTCGCTGCAGATCCCTCTGGTCTGACCACAAGAGTCAAGTTGTCCGGAGCTCCGCGAGCCTCTAGACCCggggcagagaggaagctggatCCCGCAGAGGCTGCAGAGCTGATTATCTCTCCTAGGAGGAGTCACTCCGGAGAGGCACGGAGGGGACCTTTGGCCTGCCTGTACCATGGGGCAGGCGTAGTCACACAGTTAACATTTAACACCTCAGCTGTGTCATCACGTTATTGTCCAGGaagcttcttctcctccacggTAGACACACTGTCTCTCATGCTGTGTGCAAGATTGAACCATGAAAATAGATGTAAACCTCACAGAGCAATAGTTTGACCCGGCAGGAGAAATATTGATTCACTTCTTTTAATGTGAGTTAGACGAGAAGACCAAACACATATCTGTTTGTTAAATATCAAGCTGGTGATGGTTCGTTTAACTTCACTTAGATATAGACAGTGATTTACTGGAGTCTCTGGTTTCCCTAAGTCACTGCACAAACCTAAAACATTTAATGTcctgtttttactttgtttttttgtaccACTTAAACAGAACATGTGAGTTGTTGAGTTTATCCTTTCAGTCATGCAGATATAGTTTAACACTAATGGTTTCACATCTTCGTGCAAATCTAAAAACCTTCTGcaacaaaaaagaacaaatatagTTCCTATAAACTCAACCAAATGGTCAAAGGTCCACTGCTGAGCACGTCAATGAAGAACCCTTAAATCAAACACAGTTTATCTGAACTGAAAAAGCCAAAAAAATGACAATTATTATCTAGAGTTATTCATAAACTGTAAGATTGGTGCTACATTTATTTCAGATTGTACACAGACTTAAGCTGTGTCTCAACTCAGAGGTGGCTTCCTTCTAAGGCTGCATTCGTTACACCGTCACGACTAGACTTTGCCATTTTGAAGACATCCCAGAGAAATGAAGGCTCCAATGGGTGAAGCcgacctatcccaggattcattgcgctgCCGTTACTTGACCATTTTTCAAAGAGGTGGACAATGAGAAGCTTAAGCATCAGGCTTCGATTCAACGGAACAGCGACCAATCACGTTACAGAAAACCAACGGGAATTAAAAGTTTCCTGTTATCtccaacttcagctctgttgctgGTTGAATACCATGTAGACCCGTCTGTCTCATTGCGGTTCGGACTTCGGGGTCCAAGTGGCCCACGGATTGGGACACAGCTTTTAAATAagtacattttccatttttatatattcactagttatattttgcatttaaatgaataaattttAACTTAATAAATAACCTGAATTCCAAACCCTGCGCTGTCTTTGTGATAT contains these protein-coding regions:
- the LOC128451032 gene encoding plastin-1, whose translation is MSDRDPEMVHKAEAAMEDHVTQIHREDLEDLREAFNKIDIDKSGFVSDFELQELFREANFSLPGYRVREIMKTFIAGDTNKDEKISFEEFVSIYQELKSKTLSESFRKSITRRDGIRSFGGTSRKSSEGTQHSYSDEEKVAFVNWINKALAKDADCEHLLPMNPNDESLFTSVRDGLVLCKMINLSQPDTIDERVINTKKLTTFKMTENLVLALNSASAIGCMVVSIDAHDLMAGKPHLVMGLLWQIIKIGLFADIEVSRNEALIGLLKEGEKLEDIMSLSPEDLLLHWVNHHLRNAETQTISNFSDDITDSRAYFHLLDQIASCGKKDSKMRVKIDMSGLFEPDLEQRAELMLQQAARLDCRQFVSAHDVTSGNSKLNLAFVANLYNMHPTLGENQIHINGIETAHIVGESKEEKTFRNWMNSLGVSPYVNHLYCDLCDGLAILQLYERVNVPVNWKRVNRPPYPMLGAKMKKLENCNYAVDLGRNMAHFSLVGIGGDNINSGSPMHTLALVWQLMRRYTLLVLSDLGDGEKVADQIILNWVNDTLSQKSKDSQISSFRDDLISTSMPVIDLIDAIAPNTVKWDMVKRGDERALRNDDKLANAKYAISMARKIGARVYALPDDLVEVNPKMVLTLFACLMGHSLKKHKR